Proteins encoded within one genomic window of Glandiceps talaboti chromosome 3, keGlaTala1.1, whole genome shotgun sequence:
- the LOC144432515 gene encoding popeye domain-containing 2-like has protein sequence MQHIIFQAACFLLLAAFLAPARGLSAMLFLHVCLAMAFLLLTFWGWFYICAPDIFGWSLCYMILNCANSAYLFYRIRPVRFTQEQKDVYKAVFKPLKVPLHSFKELCKIGRIYSLTIGENYALEGKSPCNRLSLLIMGKVKVFCEGEFLHHIIDYQFLDSPEWESYKNETSESDVFQVTLTATTYCRYMTWTRSSLQHLLRNDQYLATVFSNLIGKDITKKLYLLTERNITRRGSRPDIRLPSIGKEPPPNYDLKGHLASGHRGACGIGLPVLGTSDYPLTDDQGV, from the exons ATGCAACATATAATTTTCCAGGCTGCCTGCTTCCTTTTGCTGGCAGCTTTCCTCGCTCCAGCGCGCGGACTCAGTGCCATGTTGTTTTTACACGTGTGCCTGGCCATGGCATTTCTTTTGTTGACGTTTTGGGGATGGTTTTATATCTGTGCTCCTGATATTTTTGGTTGGTCCCTGTGTTATATGATACTAAATTGTGCCAATTCTGCCTATCTGTTTTACCGAATTCGACCTGTGAGATTTACACAAGAACAGAAGGATGTTTATAAAGCCGTCTTTAAACCACTTAAAGTGCCATTACATTCTTTCAAAGAACTTTGCAAAATTGGAAGAATTTATTCGCTTACAATAGGAGAGAACTACGCATTAGAAGGCAAATCACCCTGCAACCGATTGTCTCTTCTAATTATGGGAAA AGTTAAAGTTTTTTGTGAAGGGGAATTTCTTCATCATATCATAGACTACCAATTCCTTGATTCACCTGAATGGGAGTcttataaaaatgaaacaagtgaatCTGATGTTTTCCAG GTAACCCTCACCGCCACAACGTACTGCAGATATATGACTTGGACTAGGTCCAGTCTTCAACATCTCCTAAGAAACGATCAGTACTTAGCAACAGTTTTCTCCAATCTTATTGGCAAGGACATTACTAAGAAACTGTATTTACTTACGGAGAGAAATATAACAAGACGAGGGTCTAGACCGGACATCAGGCTGCCTAGTATTGGAAAAGAACCACCTCCGAACTATGATCTGAAAGGTCATTTAGCGTCAGGTCATAGAGGTGCCTGTGGCATTGGGCTTCCTGTTCTCGGCACTAGTGACTACCCTCTTACAGATGATCAAGGTGTGTGA